In Pyrus communis chromosome 15, drPyrComm1.1, whole genome shotgun sequence, the genomic stretch TTATAATTCCTAACTAATTATCTCATACCTCCAACTACCAAGGGCTTTAGCTCACTTGCAATCCACCCtaattttttccctttttcaagGGCGGTGCTTTTTCTAATCTATACATGCTTTCTTCCTTTGGCAAGTGAAGGATGGTAAATTAAAGGATGGTGTGTGCTTAATTATGACAAAATCATGTCTCATAACACAACCATTTTGCATTGGATTTTGACCATTTAGTAAAAGGGCAGTATAATTAGAAATTTTCAGCGTGTTTGGAACACGGacacatatatgtatgtcattatataagaaaaaaatacttgaaaaaaaataatttcactccacttatataataacatatagcGTACCATCAAACGTTTCATACGCATCGAAAAACCTTTCCAGTACAATATAGGACGTAAAACCCTAAACCGCCAAGGAAAACAACTCTAACATAACACCTCAAAATAGCAAATATACAGAGACCACCCAACTGACCCAAGCCCAGCCGGAACCGTATAACACACACACTTGCTATTCTGAGCGTCCGACCCGGATTCTCCGGAACCCGAAAACCCCTTTGCCACGCAACCCCAACGTATCCACCCCACACGTGTCAAAATCACAACGGCCCTCAAATccctatttatatttatatagtcCCCCGCTCTCATCTCCCGCCTTCTGTTGTTCATTTCGTAAATTAATTCCTTACATTCCTTAAGCAGTTGGCCACCTCTCTCCATTTTCTCCTCCCACCATTAATTAACACCCACATCTCTccaaattcaaactttaaaaacttcaaaatcttttagtttagtttgatttaatttccgttttaatatttaattagtttCGCGGATGCGAGcgattaaaatttgaaaaaacaattGGTTTcgaataaaatttctcttcaaTTGAATTAGGGCAGGATGTTGGCGGAGGCGGAGTCTATACCTCGGAGTAAGTTTGAAAACCTCGCGCATTCTGCCCCCAACATCCCCCCCTCCGCCGGCATGGTGACCGACCTCGACGTAGAATACCCGACACGGAACAGCAGTGCCTCCGCCCTCAGCCCGGCTTGCTCTCTTGACCCGACGCGAATGAGCGGTGAGTGTTCTCCGATGACAATGTCGCCATGGAACAACACCTCCAGTTCCCCCTTATCCAAGTCACGCTGGCAGCCGTTCGAGGAATCTAACGTTCCTCCGAACGGCCTTATTGGGTCTCTCCTCCGCGAGGAAGGCCATATCTACTCTCTCGCGGCCACAGGAGACCTGCTGTACACCGGTTCCGACAGCAAGAACATCCGGGTGTGGAAAAATCTCAAAGAATTCAGTGGATTCAAATCGAACAGTGGGCTCGTGAAAGCAATCGTCATTTCAGGCGACAAGCTCTTCACGGGTCACCAAGATGGAAAGATCCGGGTGTGGCGGGTCTCATCGAAAGACCAGAGCGTGCACAAACGCGCCGGGACTCTGCCTACAATGATGGATATCTTTAAATACTCCGTGAAACCCAGTAATTACGTTAAGGTGCGGCGGCAGAAGACGCTCTGGATCAAGCACTCCGACGCAGTTTCGTGCCTGAGCCTCAGTGAGGACAAGAAGCTTCTTTACTCTGCCTCCTGGGACAGGACGTTAAAAGTGTGGCGAATTGAAACCTCGAAATGCATCGAATCGATCCACGCGCACGACGACGCGGTGAACTCCGTCGTCGCGAGCGTGGAGGGGATGGTGTACACGGGGGCGGCGGACGGGACGGTTAAAGTTTGGAAGAAGGAGCAGAGCGCGAAGATCACCAAGCACACTCTGGCGCAGACTCTGCTGAAGCAGGAGAGCGCGGTGACCGCGCTCGCCGCCAGCGCGTCGGGGTCAATTGTTTACTGCGGATCGTCAGACGGGTTGGTGAATTTCTGGGAGCGGGAGAAGCAGCTGTCGCACGGCGGCGTGCTGAAGGGGCACAAGCTGGCGGTGCTCTGTTTGGCGGCGGCGGGGAACTTGGTATTCAGCGGGTCGGCGGATAAGACGATTTGCGTGTGGCGGAGGGAGGGAACGATCCACACGTGCCTGTCGGTTCTGTCCGGGCACACGGGGCCGGTGAAGTGCCTGGCGGTGGAAAAGGACAAGGATGTAAATGCGAGTAAAGCGGACGAGCAGCGTTGGATTGTGTATAGCGGGAGTCTGGATAAGTCGGTGAAGGTGTGGGGGGTGTCGGAGCAGGCGCCGGAGCTGACGGCGATGAGTCACCAGCGCGGGGGGTTCGATGCGGATTCGATTCCGTCGGATGGGAGTTATTCATCATCGGCGGGTCGGGGCAGCAGCCATAAGAAGAGGTTCTGATGATTTATGACCGATGGGTTTTCGGTCTAATAGGGTTGCGCCACGTGTCTGATTCAAGATCATGCATGGCATAGAGAGGATGATTTGGACCGTTGATTGTTGGCGATGAGATGAAAGGATTGGAGTGCGTGATGAAGGGAGTATATACTGTATATGAGAAATAAATTAGTTTCACTCCatttctttgttaatttcttaCTGATAGATGTGTTTTGCATGTTTCTCATGATGATTCGGGGACAAGatcttaattaaaaattgactaaaaatgtttttggtgaaattgattttcggtttcaaaaatatttcaatttctttttggaATAAGCAGTAGATATATACTTATTGGAGgaaacacttaaagtgttttttcagacttcacttgaatttttactaaaaattgatttgaaaaacattttcatcaaaagcttttttagtcattttaaaatcacttccTAACGAACTTTAAGACCCTTTTTTGGTGTACCTTCTTATTCATTCAATATAATTATTAGAGAACATTTGTTGATCTACTTGTCAAATAAATAGACAATTCACCGCAAGAAATCTTAATTGTTAGCAAAGTCGTCGGTTAACTTAGATTATTTTCCTTATATCCCTTATCTTAAAAGGGGGCGATCCCAAACTAACAAGACTTCCTGTTTTGCTAGGGTCTTTGGTAGAGGTGTGAGGGGAAAACATCTATCGTACGCAATATTACCCTTACTTTGCAaagaagctttttttttttttttacacgaACCTGTAACTTTTTCGATTACAAAAAAACAACCTTTCTGTTACGCCAAAACTCGCCCTTGCATCCCTCATCTTGAGGATTAAAATACTTGGGAAACAATcaactaaatatatatttcataCTGTAATTAAAGTTGTGGAAACAAATCGATTTTTCTGATATACATGTAAAGAACTTCATTACAGGCTTGTACTGTAACTCAAAACAACGGTGGAAGTAAAAAATATGTCATGAAAACTGCAACGTGCAATACGAATTCTCATCATAACCCATCAAGGGACACATAAACTCGTTCGGTTGGTTAAGACCGAGGCGCCAAGTCTGATTCTCCTCCCCCAATATCGCTTGTATAGAAAAAAATATCGTAACCCTAAAGATGAATCGGTATTCAATGCGATAATGTACGAGAATGGCTTCCTCTTGCTTCGGGTCGCCTATGTGAGCTCAGTCCAGGCAAATGACCACTCCTACTACCAGCAGTGTTCAAGTCTAGGCCTAGAGGAACAACTGGATCTCCGCCTTCTAGCACTCTCAGCACCTGTACAAAAAGCCACGCAATTTGAACTCAAACAACTTCATCCcccaaaaaagagaaattaattTGGCACAGAGTTAGCAACTGAGCTAGGATATCAGGTAACCTTTGACATTGGGGGTCTGGATTCAGGGTCCCGACGCAGACACAGAGAAGCAGCACGTGCCAGCACCTGTAGTTGATGGGGAAAGTCGGGATTTTCATCGGAGGCCAAGTCCGGATCCAGTAACTGATAATGAGTTGGTAAGATGTGGTGTGGCTCTAATGTAGCTAGTGGGTGGAGCCATTCTTCTAAATAACGATGTCCCTTGGCATATTGTAGTTCAGTGATTCTTCGACCGGTCAGAAGCTCTAACAGAACTATTCCAAATGCATACACATCAACTTTATGTGTAATTTGCCCGCCATCCACATACTCCGGCGCCAGATACCTACATATCACATTGAGCTTGATCAGATGGAAtgacttccttttcttttttatttcattacaTGCATATAATTGCATTGCTTTTGTACAAAAGAAATCTAGGACCTATAGTATGCAGGATGTGGAGAAAGTACCCTGAAGTTCCAATCACGCGGTCCTCACTGCTCATCTCCCATTCGGAGTACAATCTTGCAAGCCCAAAATCCGCAACctaaacaaataacaaacaagtaAGCACATGAGCACGTTCCATAAGCGTCAATACAGGTGTATTAAATGTTTGATTGCACACAGGAAATGTGAACAAATTTCTGACCAGTGTAAATCATGGAAGaaatacaaaattaagaaatacgATCTGTACTAGACAAGGGAACATGGTTTTTAAAGTACATGATATAAATTCCATGATTATATCAAGTACCAGAGGTTCAAAATCGTGGGTTAGAAGGATGTTGTTGGGTCGGAGGTCTCTGTGTACTATACATCCCACTCTACAATCTTCGTGCAGATATCGTAGACCACGGGCTGCTCCTGTTGCTATCTTTAGCCTCAATTCGCAATCTAGACGGGTTCTTTTCCCTGTCATTCAGAGAGAATGTCAAGTCTATGAAACTGAATAGAGTTGTGGATATGTTCCAAACTAAAAACATGAAGAAAAGTGCAAACCATGCAAATGGAAATCCAACGAGCTGTTGCAGATGTACTCATAAACCAATACCCTCGCCTTGCCTTCAATACAATACCCTATCAGCAACACAACGTTCCTCTGTTGCGCACAACTCAATACTCGTACTTCCCTGCAGAAGTCAGCATCTGCTTGAGATCCACCAAACTTCAACTGCTTCACAGCAACAACTTGACCGTCTCTCAAAACTCCCCTGTGCACCACACCGAAACCACCTTCTGCCAAGAAGTTGATATCTGAGAACGTGTCTGTAGCTTCCTCCAACTCTTTGTATGAGAACTGCTTTGGAGGTTTCCCAAATACCGGTGTTTTGTGTTGACATAGAGAGCATAATGGTGGAGGTGTTGAGGAGGTTCTACCCAAAGAAACGGCATCCCTGATGCTAGAATTAATAAGGTACCCTTTCTTAGGGGTTTCCTTCGGGTCAAATTTATCTATCCTTGTATCTTGATCAAATTGTGAACACTCTTCAAAAAGAGTAAGGAAATTGGGAGATCTTGGTTGGTGATTGTTTTTACTATTTTGGGGAGTTGGGGGCTTTCCATGATCAACAATGTGATTTTGGGGGATCCAAAAGACACTCTGAGTAGTGACTGCAGATGACGTTTGAGGTTTAGATAGATTTATAAGCCTCTCTCCAATTGTCTCAAGTTCTTCATACGGATCCTCTAAATCATTTGGTATGCGGTCTCCTATTCGTGGTCCTTCGAAAAGAGGATTCTGTTCATAGACGAGAAAAAGAGAAGTCACAGTGTCGTAACTTGATGATGAACCTTCTCCCGTGGTTCTTGTGTAGGAGGAGCTTGGTTCTTCAGGACTGCTAACCGGAGTGGAATGCTTCATTCTATGATGCCCTTGAAATTTTCCAACATGAGATCCTGGTGAAGAAGCGGCAGAAAAGAATGGGGTTTGGAGTTCATCTTGGCATGCTAGATTGAGCCTCAGGACTTTAGGCTGAGTTCCATTCATCATGACAATGTTGCATCCAAGCTCATCCATGCAATGCTTCCGCTCTTGCTTCAACTTTCTGTTAAACAAGGAGAACAATCGGTTGTTTAGCCGCCCATTCAAATCTTATACACTTTGAGGGAAAAAGGTACCAAAAAACTACAACTACACAGGCTTAAGAATAACGTCGTTTCTAGTTTACGATGGCACTAGATGTGTCCAGTTGTGAAGGAAGCAATCGACCCGTAAAGCATGCACCTAAATCAATAGCTCGGAAATAAGAAACAATacttttttatgtttaattacTTGTCCAGTACGACCCAATTGGCTCCGTTGCATCTTGCTTCAGCCGCCACAACCCCACCTGGTGTACTTAATACCACCTTAATCCTCACTGTTACCTGCAATATATGATCATAACTAGTTATGTTTTAGAACCAGCGGCGAGGTTAGGATAAACAGTAAATTAGAAACCGAATTCCTGGCAACAAaagtaaaggaaaaaaataaacaccaCGAAGATAAAAAAACGCGCAAATAAATTCAAATGATCTAAATGGGATTGGTTAATGATATTAAAAGTTTCATAGTTCATACAGAAGATACGATCCTTTTTGATAATTCCATGCACACCCCACGACATGTTGCAAAGCACATGCCATGTTCCCCTCaaatgattaacttatttgtgcctaaaaacaaatccaaaatctAATAAACTCTGACAACCAAGTGATCAACCGCAAGAGACACTACAAGCCATATGATTATCTTGTTAAACAATATTTCCTTAAACTAaattatctaaactacatattaatagaattCCTTTTGCCAACCAAAAACCAATGACATTACAATTATAACATTTAGTACATACAtgaatctaaactacatattaatagaactcCTTTTGTTAACCAAAAAccaatgaaattacaattataacctttaatgaaaaaaaaatagaaaatgacaaaaatgtgggCATTAAAGTAATTtcacacaaacaagtttttTGCTGTTTGTTTCTGAAcctcacaaccaaaaacaaataactcctcgcataaaaaaaaattaaaaaacaatatttgagaaaaatataaattatatatctCATACATAAAGTGTGTGACATTTGCTagtattaatataaaattaactcaatgtttttttaattcaacCTAATTCCGTCGGCTTAAAGTTAACTATAATGAAATTCAAACGCGAGTGTAAGAAGAAACTTTATGCATTATTGGAGATAAATTGAAAAACGAGCATACAGGGCAGACAACTATAGCCTACATCATCAAGTTGTGTCCAGTTGTGCAAAACAAAGAAGCAAACGACAAGTTCCAACGTCCACCGTCCACGTGGCCGCATCTTAAGCACTAAGCAGGCCAACCAGACTACGTGGGTCATTGTCGCTAAAGGTTGAAATTTTCAAAACGGAGAAATTGTAAATAGACTAAAATGGACTCGAACGAGAAACGCGGTAAGTGGCATTAAGGTAAATTCAGTTAGCAATAACGATTCACCTGGATTTGGCTGTGAAACTGGAGAACCATCTGCGAACACGAATCGGAGATCTGGCAAATCCGATCCGGCAAATCTTCCCGACGACGGCTCCCGCAATCTCCGGTGAATCTCGGAAAGTTCCAGAACTTGCCACCTGCCTCGTACAAATTCAACATTAGCAACACGAAACTGAGCAGCAGAAGTAAGGTTTAACTACAGTTTACAAGCTGAATTACCGGTTTTAGCGGTGGAGAAGACGGCGAGTAAGGTCACGCAGTCGCCGGGGTGAACGACGTGAGTGAGCGCCCAGGCCAATGCCGTTTTCGAAATCACCTTCTCTGCTTTCACAGCCACTATTACTTTATCGGCGCTTCCGCCCGTATTCGCGGCGGTGCCTCCTTGTCCGACCATTGATTGCTTCCTCCCGCGGAATTGTCAGGATCTTTTTTCAAAGTTGCGGAAACTGTGAAGTGCAGTAGGTTGGAGTTGGACTCTGTGTGTGACTTTGCGTTGCGTTCGTTAGAACTTGGGAGTAGGAGGAGGATCGTATTAACCACCTAATGCTAACCCTGGTTAACTGACCCTAGTTAAGATATGCAAATTATCAACCTttcattttattaataatataaacTAGATTTCGTGtaatttactttttatattataattcGATTTATATTGCGATccattaatttaaattataagaTGATTAGTTACTTAATATTTTGGTCTGGTGATAAAAGAAACTTGGAATAATAGAAATTGGTTCGTGTTCAGCTTTAGTTTTATAAACTATTTTAAACTACAATGTAAGGATCAAACTTGATCGTTAGGAGAGCATAATGTCTTTATCAACTGATTTAATTCACATATATAAGGTTTTTATATCATAAGTAGAAATGAAGAATTTGTAATTTAAGTAGATAAGAGTCTTTTGATTAATCATTCTATAATCCAGGAAAAAATATTTAATGCGATCGCCATACTATGACAACAGGCACACTTGGTACGTGCCACATATAAGTAACTCGCCATAACTTTTATCCTACTCCAGTAAGTAATTCGTCATATTTCAAGAGAAGTTTTTCATTGTTTCTAGAACACGACTAGTATATTACATGTCATTACATAAgtaaagagaaattttatttttcaagttgttaatttttaacGCAAGTATTTTACaacttgtataatgacatatgatgTATCATTCTGTACTCCGAGCACACTACAAATATCTCATATTTCCGGGAAGATTATAAGTAGCTTGTAGAATGATCTCCTCCTTTGAACTAATTAATCATTGGCCAACCAATTCCATATAAATTGTCCAAAGTACCCCTTAATAATTAGGAACTCTAAGAAAAAGACAATCGGCTGTTGAAGGTTATAAAGGGCATGTAACAAGAACCCAGATAAGATAATCGGGAAAGCGCAGTCTTCGCCGTCGTTTACTGGGAGGCCAATTAGTATAAACTGACTTGTTAGCCAAGTGAGACCAAGCCAGAGACGCACATGCACACTAATGCTTAAAAACGATTTTATGTGCTTATTTTGAAAAGTACTGAAAGTGATTTTTTGTCATACAATTTCATAAACCCATTTTTCAAAACCCCTAAGCTTTTATTGTCATATTTTCAGAAGCACTTTGATCATTcaaaagttttttgtttttctttttttttaatttttttttaacttgaagctatttgtggatgcaaatttccgtcgTTTCTTTCTTTGATGGAAAAACATTAGCAAAGTAATAACACTTAATATTAAGATCAAAAGTCTCATGCGCCCATTATGAAtaggggctttggccgaagaatctccgatgtCAAAGCTAaaattctgaaaagaatgtgtttgagtgtttgtgggtagcaaaaaGCCTTTTTAGGGGTAGCTAAAGTTTACTTAATTTTTGGAGATAAAGTGTGTATTTATAGGAGTGGAGAGGAGTACGAGCCAACCTTCTAGGGTTTAGGGATGGTCGGCCCTAAGGTGGAATTTAGGTGGGAATATTTCAAgatatttgtgtaaataaatatgttgTAGTAATTGAGTAAATATTCTAAATAAATGGAATTAGGTTTACATACTTGAAGaggttttctttaattaataatGTATTTATGATAAGAATAAGGATTATTCTATCATAAATACATTTGACTTTTTCTACGGGCACGGGTGCCTTGAGCAGTCGTTGATCTCTACCTGCTATACCTCAGCTGCGCGTGGTAAATTAGACTGCTCCCTACTCATTTAATAGGGGCAGTCTTGTCTTTCTTGGGGGAATAATCCACGTGTCAACTCCATGatttttaggattattttttgctccacatttTTGTATTGTGTGATTAATCTAACTTAATTTGTAGCATTATAGATGTAATTTAGCTAAAATTAGTTTTGAAAAGGCAAGCAacgtttttttccttttgtagcTACTTAGGTGACTAAAGGGCTCATGGTCCACCTTAGATAACAGTTGTTGGTAATCCCTCGCAAATTGCGATGATGTTAATGTGACATTGATGCAAGATTAGGGTTGCATGGTTAAGATTTTGCCAGACACTGACCCAGCTCACAAACGAGGTTAAATTTACTTGCAACGGGTTGTATTTCCCCTTGTGTACATCGCTTGCTCACGAATTGCATTAATGTGACACAAACACCATGTGATTGCAGTAATGATACGATGGGGTTATGTTATTTTCGAAGAGGACCACCATGAAGAAAGCCACAAACAGAAATGGACATGAGAAAATGGGTTTGCGATTTTCAGCTCGATTTTGTAATAAGAACTCCAAAAGTTTGGGCTCTAATTTGATACTCGAGC encodes the following:
- the LOC137718116 gene encoding inactive protein kinase SELMODRAFT_444075-like isoform X2; this encodes MCFATCRGVCMELSKRIVSSVTVRIKVVLSTPGGVVAAEARCNGANWVVLDKKLKQERKHCMDELGCNIVMMNGTQPKVLRLNLACQDELQTPFFSAASSPGSHVGKFQGHHRMKHSTPVSSPEEPSSSYTRTTGEGSSSSYDTVTSLFLVYEQNPLFEGPRIGDRIPNDLEDPYEELETIGERLINLSKPQTSSAVTTQSVFWIPQNHIVDHGKPPTPQNSKNNHQPRSPNFLTLFEECSQFDQDTRIDKFDPKETPKKGYLINSSIRDAVSLGRTSSTPPPLCSLCQHKTPVFGKPPKQFSYKELEEATDTFSDINFLAEGGFGVVHRGVLRDGQVVAVKQLKFGGSQADADFCREVRVLSCAQQRNVVLLIGYCIEGKARVLVYEYICNSSLDFHLHGKRTRLDCELRLKIATGAARGLRYLHEDCRVGCIVHRDLRPNNILLTHDFEPLVADFGLARLYSEWEMSSEDRVIGTSGYLAPEYVDGGQITHKVDVYAFGIVLLELLTGRRITELQYAKGHRYLEEWLHPLATLEPHHILPTHYQLLDPDLASDENPDFPHQLQVLARAASLCLRRDPESRPPMSKVLRVLEGGDPVVPLGLDLNTAGSRSGHLPGLSSHRRPEARGSHSRTLSH
- the LOC137718720 gene encoding protein JINGUBANG-like, which gives rise to MLAEAESIPRSKFENLAHSAPNIPPSAGMVTDLDVEYPTRNSSASALSPACSLDPTRMSGECSPMTMSPWNNTSSSPLSKSRWQPFEESNVPPNGLIGSLLREEGHIYSLAATGDLLYTGSDSKNIRVWKNLKEFSGFKSNSGLVKAIVISGDKLFTGHQDGKIRVWRVSSKDQSVHKRAGTLPTMMDIFKYSVKPSNYVKVRRQKTLWIKHSDAVSCLSLSEDKKLLYSASWDRTLKVWRIETSKCIESIHAHDDAVNSVVASVEGMVYTGAADGTVKVWKKEQSAKITKHTLAQTLLKQESAVTALAASASGSIVYCGSSDGLVNFWEREKQLSHGGVLKGHKLAVLCLAAAGNLVFSGSADKTICVWRREGTIHTCLSVLSGHTGPVKCLAVEKDKDVNASKADEQRWIVYSGSLDKSVKVWGVSEQAPELTAMSHQRGGFDADSIPSDGSYSSSAGRGSSHKKRF
- the LOC137718116 gene encoding inactive protein kinase SELMODRAFT_444075-like isoform X1, with protein sequence MVGQGGTAANTGGSADKVIVAVKAEKVISKTALAWALTHVVHPGDCVTLLAVFSTAKTGGKFWNFPRFTGDCGSRRREDLPDRICQISDSCSQMVLQFHSQIQVTVRIKVVLSTPGGVVAAEARCNGANWVVLDKKLKQERKHCMDELGCNIVMMNGTQPKVLRLNLACQDELQTPFFSAASSPGSHVGKFQGHHRMKHSTPVSSPEEPSSSYTRTTGEGSSSSYDTVTSLFLVYEQNPLFEGPRIGDRIPNDLEDPYEELETIGERLINLSKPQTSSAVTTQSVFWIPQNHIVDHGKPPTPQNSKNNHQPRSPNFLTLFEECSQFDQDTRIDKFDPKETPKKGYLINSSIRDAVSLGRTSSTPPPLCSLCQHKTPVFGKPPKQFSYKELEEATDTFSDINFLAEGGFGVVHRGVLRDGQVVAVKQLKFGGSQADADFCREVRVLSCAQQRNVVLLIGYCIEGKARVLVYEYICNSSLDFHLHGKRTRLDCELRLKIATGAARGLRYLHEDCRVGCIVHRDLRPNNILLTHDFEPLVADFGLARLYSEWEMSSEDRVIGTSGYLAPEYVDGGQITHKVDVYAFGIVLLELLTGRRITELQYAKGHRYLEEWLHPLATLEPHHILPTHYQLLDPDLASDENPDFPHQLQVLARAASLCLRRDPESRPPMSKVLRVLEGGDPVVPLGLDLNTAGSRSGHLPGLSSHRRPEARGSHSRTLSH